A region of the Hemitrygon akajei chromosome 11, sHemAka1.3, whole genome shotgun sequence genome:
tagaaattttttaaaattacatccTTATTAAAGTGCAGGAATAAATCCACCACTTATAAACCAAACAGGTTCACCTCTCTGGTGGGGAAACAATTAACAACAGAATTATCAGTCATTTGGATGTGTATGGATTGATTAAGGAAAGGGAGCCTGGATTTGCTAAAGGCAAACTGTTGACTTCAATGAGGTTTCAAAAGGCTTCAGCTAAAATGCAACATAGCAGACAAGTTACCAGGACTGAAGACCATGGAATTAATGGGACTCAGGATATGGATAGAAAATTGACTAAGTAACAGAGTAAGAGCAGTTTGACTTTTGGAATGGTTGGTGTAGTGATGCTCCTCAGAATTTTAACCACTCCTTTTCAGTAAATGTTACTGCCTTGGATTGAGTGTCAGGGCACCATTTCCAGCAGAACTTTggatgtacagtggattctggttaattagacCATCGGTTCATCGGCACAGTTGCTTATATGTGACAccacttaaagaacaaaaactaaattgagaaaattgccaagattcccttcatttatttacaccatttaattgggacaagagactgttgcagaacagtttccaACTAGCGCCAGTCACGTGCACGTGTGGCCGTTAGAcgctacaccgtgcttagagcaaacagtttttaaaatagtgtCAGCTGCATgcgttggtgagaaataagcagtaagacaattcagaactgttctgctcactgtggtttcaaggattcaggcttggagatgccagaaagagCCATGAATgtaaatgaaacgatttcactacttcaacaagttaggcactATGAGGAATATGGAGAagcaatcattgaaagcattatatgaaggcagtccatcatCTATATGAGGttttaattttgttcatttacagtcaaaagtaCAGCAGCATACACAGgctgaattcctctgttgataactattagaaactaatgCACAGCTTTGTAGACCTGTGGTAGTATTTGTAGTGTTCTGATTTGTTCCACATTTCATTTAACcacataatttgttattcagttaaacagtagtttttaaaaaaaatattccaTGAAACctgctaattgggacagccacttacataggccaaaatgtactggtctcaaagtgttccaattaaccagaatccactgtatacaaGGCCCAAAGAAGATACAAACAGGCTTGTGGCATGGCAAGTTAACTTTAATACTGAAAAGTGCAGAGGGTTTGATACAAATAATCCAAAGAGCAAATACAAATTAGGGGACACAGGGCTCTGGTGGAGAGTGATGTAAAGATAtaggtacatagttccctgaaagcagAAACACAGTTAGGCAGGGTGGTGATTAAGGCATTTGGCACGcttttcttcattagtcaggtcatcgaataaagcatttggaaagtcaTGTTACGCacgtacaagacattggtgagaccaatcttggaagtattgtgtgcagttctggtcatccagcTATAGGtaggatgtgattaagctgcaGAAGGGGCTAGGAAAGATtcactggagggcttgagttataaggagaggaaAAATACATTGAGAGCAGGAGGCCAAGTATGACCTCATAGAAGCTTATAAGGCAATGATGGAGCTAGATAAGGGGGTGGTCAGTTTTTTCCTCCAGCGTAAGGGAGTCTGAAAGTACAGGTCATAATTTTAAAATGAGAGGGAAAAGAATTAGAAAGGACCCAAGGGGCAGCTTGCACCACACAGAAGGTGGTACGtatatgaaacaagctgccagaggaagcttgagaggtgggtacaatatgacatttaaaagacatctcaatagaagttgattggaaaggcaGATGGGACAACTCAGGGAGGCTACTTGGTCAGCATCGATGACTTGGACCTGTTTCCCTGCCATACAACTCCAACATTTCTGGAAAAGGTACAAGAAGATCTAGAGATAATTGGTTGAAAATGACAGAGCAATTTGAAAGGGGTTGGTTCTTCTACCCATGGCTAGAGGTTCAATGCAATGCCAAGGGAGTGTGCTCCATTCAAGATGAATAAAGAACTGAAGGCCAATATGACCTCTAATTTCAGACTCCTTTACCCTGGAGGAATAAAAACTAACAATCCCATGACAATATATAAAGAATGGTCAATATTTATTGTTCTATTAACCGTGCACCAAGAGTGAGGGGAATGATGGTTTAGGATGCTTGAAGAGGTGCCTGTCAAATGAGGCTACCACATGTTGGAAGGGGTTAAACTAATGTCAAATAATGACATAAAACAATAAGTGAACTTTTATTGTTATCCTGGAAAAACCCCAGTACACCTCCTACCAATACAAAACAGATGCTACAAATTATATAACATTTAACAAATACTTAattattttccatgttaaaagTTAGTGTTGTCTTTAGTCATTTGATGAGTTGAACGGCATATTAAAAAGCACAGCATCCAGAATTACACTTGCTAAACCCACAAAGTGTTTATCCAGCTTTTTCATTCCTAAAAACAGATACCCCATGCCTTCAACCACAGCATTTCCACATACAATCCCCAACACATTTCCAAAGCTCAGAAAGTCACTAGACTCTGTTGAAAGTTCCTGCCTCCTACTTCAAGCTACATATGGACAACGTACTGTACAATTACAGACTGAGTGATTAAAAATGTACTGTACTTACAATAACACAGTTCTTCCCTATGTGAACATAAGATCCAATCTGGGCTGCATTTACCACACAGTCTTCCTCAATGAATACATGGTCACCAATGTGCAGTGGGAAGAAGGCAACCCTGCATTGCAAAGGAGAATTTTAATTTAATAACAGCTAAATTAACAAACACTTTCTtataccatgtggaaccttaacAAAGGCTACTGAAGTCAATATAAATTACATCTCCTCcactgccttcatcaattttcttagTCACTTCAAAAAACTCAGTGAAGTTTGTAAAACATGATCAgcaacacacaaagccatgctgaatatccCTAATCAACCACTACCTTTCCAAATGTATGTATGTATTATCCCTCAGCATATGTTCCAGTAACTTATCTCTACAGATGCTAGATTTTTTGGCTACAGTTCCCAGTTTTACTATGCTGCCCTTCTTAAGTAAAGGCACAATGcttgtcacccccccccccccaccccccagtctgctggcacctcacccatggccaAACGTGACACAAACATCTCAGCCAGAGTGCGTGCAATTTCTCCTCTGGCTTCCCAGTGTTCTTGAATATACCTGTACAAGCTCTAGTGATTTATCTGTCATACCACTTAAGACATCTAGCATCTCCTTTCCTATAACAGTAACTAGCCAAGACCTCCCCAGTTACTTTTCCTGGTTCTGAAGTCTTATGTCTTTCTCCATGGTAAAAGCAGGAGAAATATTCATAAAGAAATATTATTTGCCCATCCCCTGCAGCTCCACACAAATGTGTCCTCTTAGGTCTTTGAAAAGCCGTACTCTCTCTGGTTACCCCTTTCCCCTTTAAGAACGTAAAATCTCTTTGGATTTTTTCTGCCAACATTACCGCATGTTTCTTTCTGCCTTCCCAATTTCCTTCTCAAGTACACTCCAGCATCCCTTATATTCCTTCAGAGATTCATGATCCCAGATGCTTGTACTTAACCCATGTCTCCTTTATCCTACAGAGGGCCTTAATATCCCTCATCATCCAGGGTTCTCTGCCCCTACCAACCTTGCCCTTCAGGAACATGTAGACCTTAAGATCTCACTAATTGCACctttaaaagcctcccacttgccTGTAGTCCTTTTGTCCACAAGCAACTAACTCTAATCAACCTTTGCAAGCTCCTATCTCATACCATCAAAATTCACCTTACTCCAAGTTAGAGCATGAACCGGTGGACCAGTTCTATCCCTTTCTGTGACTATTTCAAAACTAATtgaattattgaattgaatttcagtttattgtcatttagaaaccacaaatgcaatgcagttaaaaaatgagacaacgttcctccagaatgatatcacaaaagcacatgacaaaacagactacaccagaaaatccacataatgtttggcaatccccaatccagagtctggagaggctgctgcgtattaatatcgcgctaccatcttagcgcgtaccccagaaaggagctccaaatccaccagacaaaacaagactacccagacacaccaagtcaggagaccaactctaccacccaaccgaaccaaaaaactaaagctacaagacctacacaaaaccatatagttacagATATGGTCACTCATGCCGAAGTCACCCCCCCCATGTCACCTCAAACATTTGCCCTGCTCCATTTCCAAGAGGAGGTCAAGCTTTGCCTTCTGCCTTGCAGGGTTCTCAAATGCACaataaattccaccccatctaagcccTTAACAATATGACAGTCCCAGTCTATGTGGAAAAAAATTACTTCATATAACAATATTAAtacaaggtgaaatatttaagtggaacCTTCACTCAGAatgtggtgcgagtgtggaacgagctgccagtggaagtggtggatgtgggttcaatgaCAATATTTGGATTAAGTACAGGATGGGAGAGTTTGTTGGGCCATGGCGCAGGTCAATGTCAGTAGGccgaataacagttcagcacaaaCTAAATGAGCTGAAGTATCTGTTTATGTGCTCGGGTGCTCCTTAGCTAACAACTCCGCATAAACACCCTTCTCATTTGTTTGAACTTTTAAAAGTAACCATTTTGTGCAAAAACAGATTCAGAAACTTCTGGAAGGGGAAAGGTGGCCAAAACAAGCTCTCAATCCAATTCATCTATAAACCCAGCCCAATGGCATGTTACAGTGAGATCTGGATTATACAATGTAAGAACCTCACCCTTTGCTAAATTTCTTAAAAGGCGGCCTTATGACACTTCGGCTCTTGATGACACAATGCCGTCCAACTCTCACATTCGCCAGGTCTCCACGGATAATGCAGTCGTTCATAACAATCGtctgtttttaaaaataaaaaccaCATTAAATTCACCATGTAAAATAGGCATAGAGTGAAAAACTCGTGTGGAAACTTCATTACTGATATCAATCTAAGGAATGAAACATATCCAGAACAAGAGAGGTTCAGAAAGCAGTATCAGGAACCTTGGCTTCCTAGTTAAATGTTCTGGCTGGGATGGTTTCAGCCACACATTAGTTAGAAAGTCACACAAGTGAAGGAATTAGCTATCAAGGTAATGAATCAGGGGAAGAAAGCAGTCCCAGTCACTGACACATCATGAACCAATAGTGCCGAGTTAACGGTTGTATCAGTGAAGGAATGGGGTAGTGAGAAGCACAAGTGGCTCTACTGAGATGTGCTCCATGGCAGATCATCATTACGTGTCGTGTTGTGGGACGTGGCTGaccatggtctttgaccatgactctccttggcaaatttttcctacacaggtggtttgccattgccttcttctgggcagtgtctttacaagacagatgaccccagccattatcaattttAAGGGATTATCtatctggcatcagtggtcacaaaactaggacttgtgatatgcaccaactacTCATACGGCCATCcgccacctgttcccatggcttcatgtgacgctgatctgggggctaagcaggtgctacaccttccccaaaggtgacctgcaggctagcagaaggaagaAATGTCTTACACTTCCTTTCATAGAGAGGCATCTCCACCCTACCAAACACCATGCTGGATACCACTGAGATTGAGAGAATAAAGAATGCAATTCACTGCTTGAAAGAAGATACCAGAACACAAGTGGGCCTTCAGGGGAAAACAAAGCCGATAAGAAACAGCAGCTTTCACCTCTAAACCTAATAACTTCAATAATCAAGATTCTAGCCccgttaacacacacaaaatgctggaggaactcagcaggccaagcagcatctatggaaaatagtacagttgTGTTTCactccgagacccttcatcaggactggaggaaaaaagatgaggagtcagagtaagaaggggaggggaggaagaaacacaaagtaATGTGTGAAATTGAGacgggaaggggtgaagtaaagagctgggaagttcactggtgaaagagatacagggctggagaagggggtatttgaaaggagaggagagaaggccatggaagaacaccagagtgaggtgatggacaggtaaggagataaggtgaaaaagGGAATTGGGAattgagaatggggaatggtaggGAGACCATTacaagaagttcaagaaattgatatcattccatcaggttggaggctagccagatggaatacaaagtttTGCTCCTCTAACCCAAGTGTtgcctcatcgcagcagtagaggaggccatggactgacatgtcagaatgggaatgggaagtggaattataatgggtggccactgggagatcctgctttttctggcggatagaccaatatacaggaagccacacagggagcactggatacagtagatgaccccaaaagactcacaagtgaagtgccgcctcacttggaaggactctttggggccctgaatggtagggagagaggtggtgtaagggcaggtgtagcacttgtagcACTTGtaccacttgcaagggtaagtactgGGAGGGattaatggacaagggagtcacatagggagcgatctctgcagaaagcagaagtggggggggtagggaatgatgtgcttggtggtgggatccctttggagatggcagaagtaacagagaattatgtactggatgcagaggctggtgggatggtaggtgaggacaagaggaaccctatccctggtgcaGTGGTGGGAggctggggtgagggcagatgtgcacaaaatggaagagatgcagttgagggtagTGTTGatggaggaagagaagcccctttctttggagGACATCGTCTTAGTTcgagaatgaaaagcctcatcccgagagcagatgcggcagagacagaggaatgagAAAAGGGGATGGTATTTTCACAAGTAACAGTGTGGGAAAAgatatagtccagatagctggaagagtcagtgggtttataatagacatcagtagataagctgtctccagaggtagagacagagatcgagaaaggagagggaagtgtcagaaatggagcaggtaaatttcaaggcagggtggaagttggaggcaaagttagtgaagtcgacaagctcagctccgcatgggtgcaggaagcagcaccaatgcagttgccaATGTAGGAAAAGATagggagtgataccagtgtaggaCTGGAatgtagactgttccacatagccaacaaaaaggttggcatagctgggacccatgcaagtgaGACTTCCACCCTGCTCAAGTTTACCtggtatagaatataaaaacaagcatgtaacgttgagactttgaggcactggtgaaacctcacttggagtactgtgagcaattttgggcctcttatctaagaagggatgttcTGACAATGGgaagggtttaaaggaggttcacgaaaatgattctgggattgaaaggatcatatgaggagcattagattgctctgggcttgtactcactggaattcagaagaatgaggggggaccttactgaaacctatcaaatggtgaaaggactgaagagtggatgtggagaggatgtttcttacaggGGGGATGGTGTCtatgactagaggacacagcctcagaatacaggaacattcatttagaactgagatgaggagaaatttcttagcccgagtggtgaatttgtagaatttgttgccacagccagctgtggaggctaggtcattgggcatattgggcacatttaaggcagaggttaatagattcttgattggtcagggcatgaagggatacagggagaaggcaggagactggggctcagggggaaaatggatcagccatgatgaaattgagaagcagactcaatgggccaaatgggctaattccaCTCCCATGGTAGTATATTGTGCATAATACATTTTTACCACCTCGATCTGATTATAAGACATGAACTGTCTGGATGGATGAAAAACAAAAGCTCTTTGCTTTATCTTGTCTATGctacaataataaagcaatactCAGTATAACACTGCTCACCATTTGCTCAAAAAGCAAAGTGATAAACATCAACTAACATTGATTTGGCTGCTCAACATGATAAAATTAAGGAAGCTGCACaacttcacaaataaaaattaggTGACAAACAGCTTGATCAAAGCAGCAGCCTTTTACTTGCAAGGAAGAGAATTTCAGAGCTTAGATCCCAGACAACTGAATGATTTCAGGTATAAATAATTGGGTGAAACATAGACATAAATGGTGAGGGGCCATCAAGAATTAGAGGGGTGGAGGGAAACGTGAAATTAAATATAAGGATGGTGATTGTAAAGTCAAGATTCTGCTGAACAGGGCAACAACGTGGGCCAGAAGTGACGTACATAAGAGTCAGGATACAGACAACAGAATTACGAGTCTGGACCAAATACTGCTTTTAATGACATCTCAGTGAACTCTCCCATTTACCTTTCCATTTAATACTATGTTCTGGCTTCCGCACAGGACCGATTGCCTGCTCACCTTGTTACCAGAGGCCTGCAGACGAAAACAAACCATCTCAGATTAGATGAACCCACCACCCTACTAAAGCAGCCCTTACAACCCTGTCCAGCACTAATGCCCCCTCCCTACCGCGTCTCACATGAATGGTGTCCATccaaccccaccctcccactgttGGTCCCCAACCCCGTCTCATACTCAtgccttcaccccccccccccattctccaccCCGACAAATGCCCCCGAAACAGAGGTGCCCCTGCAACGCAGCCCCTCCCTCGATTACTGGTCGCCACCTCCCCTGGTCCCCACTGATGGGCTCCCTTTCCATTCTCTGGTGACTGGTACCGTTCTGTGGAGAAAACAGACAGCCTGGGCAACTCACCGTCTCGATATATTCCGCCTTGTTATACAAGATCTCGCACAACTCCATCGCCGCCTCCTCCCTCAGCTGTCCGCTCACGCCCACCGGAACCGCGAGTACTTCCGGGGCAAGGTGCAAACACAGCGCCTCCTTTAATTTACTTGCGGACTGTTAACGCCAATAGACATTACTCGACGACATTGGGATAATTCTCTTCAGTCAAAACGGAGCGGATTTCCGTGAGCGACGGCCGGAGGCACCAATGAGCAACGAGCCTCCTCCGATTGGCTGAGAGGGAGAGCAGGGCCGGCGCTGATTGGTCAGAAGTGGCGGGGCCTTTGTCCGAGGTTCCGGCTCCTGCTTCAGTGTTGATGGTGATGGGAATGTAATCAGCCCATTATGGAGAGCAGTCTGAAAAAGTCCCTGAGCCTGGAGACCAGAGAGCAGGTGAGGTAATGCCAGACTCAGGCTCATGCTCGCAGTAAAACAGAAAGGACTGAAATTAACTCTTCCTTTTCACTCCAGCTCAGGGAACGACTGGCCCTGCTGAAGAAAGAATACGCAAAGACGGTGTATAAATTGCAGGCAAGTGACATTTCTTTCTTGGAATCGGGGTTTTGAGGAACTGATTTTATGATTCTCCAACTCTGGAGTATCTTGTGCCCAAGATGATTTTCTAGAGCAGTCTGTTTCTGGTcccaaaggtcaaagtaaaacttattatcagagtacagtacatacaatcctgagattccttctctgcgggcatacttagcaaatgtaTAGAACAGTAAATGTAAACTCTAAGCAAACTGTGCAATTGCAgttataaataacaataaataacgagcatgaaataataaTAGAACATCCATCAATAGaacagtccttaaatgagtgtagctatcccttgAAGAACCtgattgatggttgaggggtagtaacttttcttgaacctggtggtgcgaatcctgaggctcatgtaccttctacctgatggcagcagtgagaaaagagcatagccTGAGGAGGTGacgatctttgatgatgaatgcttcttttctatggcaacactttatgtaggtgtgctcaatgtttgggagCATTTTACCCGTGCTGTGCTGGGCTGAACCCACAACCTTTGGTGTGATTTTCTGCTcagtgcagccagtcagcacccttcccaccacacgtctatagaagtttgtcaaggtttttgatgacatgccaaatccacAAGGAGAGACCAATGGTGCTGAGTCTGTTTCGGTGGAATGAAGTGGGTCAAGTGGCCGATATGATAGTTTTATTTGCGATGGAGGGAGTTGTTCTAGCTGTCGTTTTCCAGGTGgacaatctgttagtttttgtgtgagggaggggttggggtttgatatttttgtttctttttcttttttgtacaggGAGTTTGATATCTTTTCATCCAACGACTCCATATACTTTCTGTATTTCtctgagttgtattctgcatacatactttgataataagataAACCTTAAAACCTTTAAATTTTTAGTTGGGGAACACTTAGAAGATAATGGTTATAACATTAAAAGATTTAAAATACCTGCACTTACCCCATTTTCCCGCTGCTTTAACACGATAGAGcttctcttgtccttacctaccaccctacGAGTCTCTGCATCTAGTAAATCATTCTTTGCAACTTTCGccttctccaaagggatcctatcaCCAAAACGCCTCTGCACCTTTTTTGTTCCCTCCCCCCTCACGGCTTTCTGTAGGGGTCACTCGCTccatgatttccttgtccatttgtttcTCCCCACGAATCTCTCTCTCGGCActcggcacttatccctgcaagtggccaaggTGTGGCACCTGGCCCAtaaacctcctccctcccctccattcagggccccaaacagtccctccatgtgaggcaacacttcacctgcgaatctgccaGGGCTGTCTACGGTGTCCAgttctcccgatgtggcctcctctgcatcggtgagacccatcataaagcTGACTGAACTTAAATAAGTAACTGACCAGGTCCAGTAGGATGCATTCTTGGATTTTGAGAGAAGTTCAAGAGAAAATCATGGGTATAGTGACTGTGGTGCTCTCATAGGGTGGTTCCAGAGGGTGGCAAGCATTCATTCCTCAATAAAGGGACAAACactattaacttattatttaattatttatggttttatattgctatatttctatactattcttggttggtgcagctgtaacaaaacccaatttcccccgggatcaataaagtatgtctgtctgtctgtaatccCAGCAGCCATTGGCCAGTTGAATAATAATGATCGGAAAGCTTTTAGAAACACTGATCTAGGACAGGATTAATGGGCACCTTGAGGAAAATaaatgaaagcaaactagcacAGATTTATTAAGGTTGATTTGTGTTCCACTCTAGTTAGAATTTTTCATTTATGTaacagatagagttgatggtgACATGGTTGTCTTGATGtatgtggacttcaagaaggctTTTCTTTTGATGCCTCAAAATAGGATTATCAGCAAAGCTGAAGCACATGCATAAAAGGGTTGTTAAGCTGGGTATAAAACTGGCTAACTAACAGGCAGTAGAGTTCATGGTGAATGGTTGTTTTCGTTTTAGACCAGGGGAAGGGGTATAGTAGCATTTTCCATGGAACGGAGTTGAGGCCATTGCTTTGATCTATATTAATGACCTATACTTGGAGCACAGGGACAATGGTACAAGGCCCAGTTTCTAAATTTGCAAATAACACTAAACTTTGAAGTAATGTGAACagagaaaaggacaatgttaaatTGCAGCAGTGTACAAATAGGCTGAAAGAATAGGCAGATGCAGAGCAGGTCTAGTTTAAATGTGGGAAAGGTGAAGTCATGACTTTTGGTAAGAAGAGCGAGGTGACACAACATAGACTAAAAGATAGTGTTCTTAAAGGGCTGCAGGAGCTGAGGGATCTTGAGATGGGTGTGTGCAAACCATTGAAAGTGCAGGGCAGGTTGAGAAACTGGTTAATAAGGTATACTCTCTTCTAGGTTTTATGAAAGGTTTGCTCCTCAGAAATCCTTTAAATATCACCCCTCTCTCCTTAAATCTATGTTTCAGACTCTCCAAGGTGGGAAAAAGACAATGACTATCTTTCCAATCACCATTTGTTCTCCAAATCATGGCATTTTTGTTTGGCTTTGACCTTTGGGTTTCTGTAGAGCCATTTCTTCTCCCATGAAATGGAATTTCCAAATGAGCAACACTTTGTGGTTAATTAGCTCCTGGAGCTCTTGGTCATTCTCATCAAACTAGGTGTGACGTTTCCTGCTGGGGGAGCCAAGAGTGTCTTAACAGTTGCTAATTATAATGGGCTTAAAGACAGCGCAGATGCTGTTTCTATTTGACTCCTGTTGGATTGGGACCATCGGATTGTTTATGAGGTGAAGTTTGGATAAAagcctgtctgtgtgtgcatgaaTGCATCCTTGCTGAGAGGTATCTTTTGGTTAGGGTCAAGTATTcaatttctcaaagaattccaatttttcagccaagatttccccttgaggaataATGCTGaactgcctattttatcatgtaccctgAAATTCCATCCTTATTTATCTCTAACATCTTGATAACACTGAAGTAAggcaaactggcctataatatcctgacttttgcctccctcccttcttaaagagtggagtgacatttgtgatgttccagtcctctggaaccattccagaatctagtgatacttgaaagatcattacaaaccctccataatctcttcatctctctcttttagacccctggggtgtagtccatctggtccaggtgacttatctaccttcagacctttcagctttccaaatACTTTCTCCATATTAACAACAATTTCTCTCACTTCTGCCCTTTGAccctctcgaatttctggcatgctgctggtgtcatccacagtgaagtctgacacaaaatacttattaagtttttctgccatttcttcttctccagtgtcattttccagtgatccgatgtccactcttgcctctcttttgcactttatatatctgtaaaaacttttggtatcctctcttatattattggcttaccttaactttatattccatcttttctcttcttaatcctttttttagttgccttctgttggtttttgaaagtttcccaatcctttagctgcccaataatttttgctatattgcatGTCCTCAAATCTTTTACTTTTATGCTgttctttaacttcccttgtcagccacggttgcctcatctCCTGTTTAGAATGctgcttcttctttgggatgaactgaTCTTGTACGTTCCGAATTATTCCCAGAAGCTCCAGTCTTTGCTGCTCGACAGTAAAGGATAAGTTGCAGTAGTCAGTTAACCCACtagcatgtctttggaatatggaaggaaagCTGACaatctgaaggaaacccatggCAGTAACAGAGAGGATATACAAACTCCACGTGGACCACATCTGAGATCAGGGTGGAAAATAGCTCCCTGGAGTGATGAGACAGAATAAAAAGTGTTACGTAAATGGAAAACCTTTTATATTTTGCCTAGCTATTCCTACATTTGGGTGAGGTGTCTTCATTTTAAAACCAAGTTTCATTAATATAACATCATTTACATACATTAAGGTCAACCAGTATTGACCTGAGCAGAGAGCTTGGTGATTCCaggaaaaaaaccctgaaaatgcTAATAGCATTGAgcatgtgtttttaaaaaaaactatttatGTTTCTGAAGATGAAAATGTTGCATCCAGTA
Encoded here:
- the dctn5 gene encoding dynactin subunit 5, encoding MELCEILYNKAEYIETASGNKVSRQSVLCGSQNIVLNGKTIVMNDCIIRGDLANVRVGRHCVIKSRSVIRPPFKKFSKGVAFFPLHIGDHVFIEEDCVVNAAQIGSYVHIGKNCVIGRRCVLKDCCKILENTVLPPETVVPPFTVFSGCPGLFTGELPECTQELMTDVTKSYYQKFLPLSQI